A part of Terriglobus roseus genomic DNA contains:
- a CDS encoding DUF6152 family protein — protein MKAKLFAATLAAGLIVVAPAFAHHSFAAEFDGTKPVRLVGKLTRVEWTNPHSYFYVDVVDAKGNVTNWGCEGAGPGALSRRGLGKGDLKIGDTIVVDGYRAKDGSHLIDGRRVTLPDGRNIYGGTPGDGGPGDDGSGAKLPQKKS, from the coding sequence ATGAAGGCCAAGCTGTTTGCAGCTACGCTCGCCGCTGGGTTAATCGTTGTTGCACCCGCATTTGCCCATCACTCGTTCGCCGCGGAGTTTGACGGCACCAAACCTGTACGGTTAGTTGGGAAACTCACGCGTGTTGAGTGGACCAACCCACACTCATATTTCTATGTAGACGTGGTCGATGCGAAAGGCAACGTGACGAACTGGGGCTGTGAAGGTGCCGGCCCTGGAGCACTTTCTCGTCGTGGCCTGGGCAAGGGAGATTTGAAGATCGGCGACACCATCGTCGTTGATGGATATCGCGCGAAGGATGGTTCACATCTGATCGACGGTCGCCGCGTCACACTTCCCGATGGTCGCAATATATACGGCGGTACGCCTGGTGATGGCGGCCCTGGTGATGACGGCTCCGGCGCCAAGCTCCCACAGAAGAAGTCTTAA
- a CDS encoding DUF6644 family protein, translating to MNWLQHLCQLLYDSHFGTYIRESDYAFSIIESVHVLAITLLVGTIALLDLRMLGVVLRGVSVTRIARTVFPLTWSGFLVMFVSGFLLFWAEAAKNYGNPAFRIKVLLLLLVGVNPLIFHTTIYRRVHEWEQLDVSPWRARAAAIASLTLWSGIIVAGRMIAYF from the coding sequence TTGAATTGGCTACAACATCTTTGCCAACTGTTGTACGACTCGCATTTCGGGACCTACATCCGAGAGAGTGATTATGCGTTCTCAATCATTGAGTCAGTGCATGTATTGGCAATCACCTTACTCGTTGGCACAATCGCCCTGCTTGACCTCCGGATGCTTGGCGTCGTGTTACGGGGAGTTTCTGTGACCCGCATTGCGCGTACTGTGTTTCCGCTGACCTGGTCCGGATTTCTTGTCATGTTTGTCTCTGGTTTCTTGTTGTTCTGGGCAGAGGCGGCGAAGAACTATGGTAATCCAGCATTCCGTATCAAAGTGCTCCTGCTCCTGCTTGTGGGCGTAAATCCCTTGATCTTCCATACGACCATCTACCGCCGCGTACATGAGTGGGAACAGCTTGATGTGTCTCCGTGGAGGGCGCGTGCAGCGGCGATTGCTTCCTTAACACTTTGGAGCGGCATTATCGTTGCTGGCCGCATGATCGCTTACTTCTGA
- a CDS encoding DUF6644 family protein → MLSWFIALSHSPLGQYMQNSRWGFAVVEAIHLLGLAVLGGVILIVDLRLLGLILKSEHARTVSRGLSKVLLISLTVMILTGIALVSEEALKCYHSPAFQWKMALLAAVLLFYFTLHRAALLRTEKNQVDAWSRLAGIVSITLWFGVGVAGRAIGLL, encoded by the coding sequence ATGCTTTCCTGGTTTATTGCTCTCAGCCATTCTCCCCTTGGGCAGTACATGCAGAACTCCCGGTGGGGCTTCGCGGTAGTGGAGGCGATCCATCTTCTCGGCCTTGCGGTATTGGGGGGAGTCATCCTCATCGTCGATCTTCGCTTGCTCGGACTGATTCTTAAGAGCGAGCATGCGAGAACCGTTTCGAGGGGTCTGAGCAAGGTGCTACTCATCAGTCTTACCGTAATGATTCTGACCGGGATTGCACTGGTTTCAGAAGAGGCTCTGAAGTGCTATCACAGTCCCGCGTTTCAGTGGAAGATGGCGTTACTAGCAGCTGTTCTCCTGTTTTATTTCACCCTGCACCGTGCCGCCTTACTGCGCACCGAGAAGAATCAGGTTGATGCATGGTCACGTCTTGCGGGCATCGTGTCGATCACGTTGTGGTTCGGCGTTGGAGTTGCTGGCCGCGCTATCGGTCTGTTGTAA